CCTGAGGCCACACACATGgatgtacacagacacacacgtcGCACACGGAGGGCAGGGAGCACATATGTTAGGGAGAGGACCTGGGGCAATTCCCTTTTCAGGCACAGAGTTGGGAACACAAGCAACAGGAGCAGGTAGTGACAGCTTTAAGCTAAGAGGTGTGAAATTTGAAACAGACCATGCGGAACCCTCTCCCAGGAGGAGGCTCATCCTGTAAACTGGGAACAAAACAAGGACTTGGCTTCTAGGCCAGCTGGTCCAGCGCTGTGTGAACCCGAGGCAGCACAGACTCCCACGTGGGCACAGAGGGTGTCGCAGGTGCGGCCAGGGGTAGGTCCTGCTCTGGAGGCTCCCTGCATCCTCTCACCTGCCTAGGCTGTGGCTCCACATTAAGTAGTCACAAGTTGGGGCCCCTGGACGTGGCAGGAAgggcttcctggcctcctggcctccttgCTGGGATCAGGAAGCCCACCCCAGCCACCACTGGCCTCAAGGCTTGGAGCGAGTGGGCCACGACCTCAGCCCCTTTCCCAGCCTGTTTCTTTCCCATTgttgggtgtgtgtgcatgtgtgtgtgtgagtatgtttatgagtgtgtgtgtgtatgagtgtgtgagtatgtgtatgAATGTGggagtgtgtgtatgagtgtgtgtgtgtatgagtgtgtgtatgagtgtgtatgagtgtgtgtgtgagtgtctgTGGGTGTATgagtacatgtgtatgtgtgtatgaatgtatgCGCCgatgtgtgtatgggtgtgtgtgtgtatgagtgtgtgtgagtgtgtgtatgagtatatgggtgtgtgtctgagtgtgggtatgtgtgtacgaatgtgagtgtgtgtgtatgagtgtgtgtgtgtatgagtatatgtgtgtattaatgtgtgtgggagtgtgtgtgtgtgagtgtatgggtgtgtgtgtgagggtgtctgtgagtgtgtgtatctacgagtgtgtgtgtgtatgagtgtgtgtatgcAAGTGTGCATGTTGGTGTGTGTATGAGTATgtgcacatgagtgtgtgtatgtgtgtgtgtgtgccagtgtgtatatgcatgcgtgtgtgtgtgcatgtgtgtgtatgagtgtgtgtatgagtacgtgtgtatgagtgtgtgtgtgtgagtgtgtgcgtgtgagtgtgtgtatgacTGTGTGTATGATTGTGTGCatatgagtgtgcatgtgtgtatgagaGTGTATGCAcaagtgtgtgtgagagtgtgttgtgagtgtatgtgtgtgcatatgtgtatgagTGTATGTGTATGAAAGTGTGTACAAGTGTCAGTGCATGTATGAGTGTTCATGTGTATGGGTGTGTGGATGAGTCTGTGTGCGAGTGGTGGatgagtgtgtgaatgtgtgtgcgaGAGTGTATGAGATTGCATGTAATTGATTAAGCGTGTGCATttcagtgtgtgtatatgtatgaatgtgtgtatTAGAGTGTGTATGTATGATTGTGTATGACTGTAtaagtgagtgtgcatgtgtgtgtgcaaggtgtgtgtgtgtgcgagtcTGTGTATGCGTCTGTTTGTAtgagtgtgtatgagtgtgtatatAAGCGTGTGTGTGCtagtgtgtgtatgagtgtgtgtatgagtacgtgtgtatgagtgtgtgtgccAGTATGTGTAtgagattgtgtgtgtgcatgtgtgtgtatgagtgtgtgtatatgagtACGTGTgtatgagtttgtgtgtgtgtgcatgtgtgtgtatgagtgtgtgtgtgtgtgtgtacgcacacCCTGCTTGTCTCAGTCTGACCCATGGATGCTGAGCCGGGAGCAGTCCTTGTGCACACTGCGCTCAGCTTCTCTAAACACACATGATTTGTGTCCACATGGCAGGgcccctgttttatttttcttcggtgttgtggattgaacccaggggtgctctaccactgagcgacatcaccagcccttttgcagttttcattttgagacagggtctggctaagttgcccaggctggtcttgaacttgagatgctcctgcctcagcctccctagtagctgggattacaagcctgtgccactgtgcccggctaggGTTCCTCCTTTTGCAAGATGAATCTGAGGTGAAGTGACCTGTCCTGGGACGCAGGAAGGTCACTAAGACCAGAGCCCAGGGCTCTCTGAGTCCCACCCGTGTCCTCTGTGGCAACGGGCAGGTCAGCCAGGCCAATGCCCAAGAGGGGGTGTCCCGAGGGTCTGCTGCCACCACACACACGCTCGGGCTCTGCACACGGGGCTGCACCCCTCACTCAGACCCAGTTCCTGCCGGGTGAAACCTGCCAGGGCTCCCTGCAGGGGCCGTCCTGATGGTGCTCTGGGGATTGACACACTGCTACTCAGCGGCTTCCAACCATAATGACATTATCTGCTCCACTGCAGAACTGGCCACGCTCAATGGCCAGGAAAGGACTGGAGGGTCCTCTGTGCCAAGTTCCTCAGGGGCCCTGCCCCGAGCAGTATAAAGGGTGGCGAGTGAGGAAGCAGCACAGCCTCTCCAGCCCAGAGAGCGACCTGCCAGCAGACTCGAGCACAGACCCCAGCCATGAAGACCCTGCTCCTGACCCTGGGCCTCGGCCTCATGGCTGCCCTGCGGGCCCAGACGCTCCCTGTCTGGGATGAGGAGACCCAGGATGTGAGGCTCAGACGGGCAGGGGTGCTGCGGGGCAGGGAGGGCCCAGACGGCCGGTTGCAGACCCCATCCCTCCCCCTGTAAGGAGACCCTCATTTAGGGTCAGGCCTTGAGCCCCGGCCCCAGAGGGGTCTGGGCCAGGTGGGCTGGGGCCGCAGAGGGCTGGGTGGAAGCAGGTGCGCACACTTCACTTTCCCTGGGACTGAGCGCCTGTGGTCCTGGCCGGGCCGGGGTGCTGGGGTCCCACTCTCCAGTGGGTCTGGTGAGTTTGGGTGGGGGGTCCTTGGAGCAGTAGAGTCTGGGGGCagcagaggagggggagggaggcctGGGGTGGGCCTGAGCCTTGATGGACAGGTGCCCTCTCCAGGCATCAGGCACATGGTACATGAAGGCCACCGCAGCCAACAAGGAGATTCCCTGGAAGGAGCCGGAGTCTGTGTCAGTGACCCCCATGACCATCAAGACCCTGGCAGGGGGCCACCTGGAAGTCAACTTCACTGTCCAGTGAGTGTCTGCTGGCTGCAAGGCCTTCCCTGTTCCCACAGAGGACAGCTGAGGGCCCTTCTCACCCTGTGACCCTCAGCACCTGGAGCCTGGTGGGCAAGTGTGGCTGGGAGGCTCCTCCCAGGCAGCCTGGGATCCCTCTGGCAGCCAGTGAGGGGATTGGAGGACAGAGTTCTGGTCACTCTGGGGCTAAAGGGCCCTTCGTGGGACACAGGGCCCAGCTGCTGCCTGGACCCGAGACGTGGAGAGGCCTGCAGCTCTGGGTCCATCTGGGACCCCCTGCCAGGCCATGCCCCGGCGCTCTGAGCAGGGCAGCCGTGCCACGgagcttctgtcttccaggaTGGGAGGTCAGTGTCGGGAGATAAGCACCGTGCTGGAGAAGACAGACGAGCCGGGCAAATACACAGCCCGTGAGTCCTGGGCCCGTTCAGGGCAGCTCCGGGCACCCGTGGGCACAGGGGCCAGCCGGCACCTCCTCGGGGTGGCCTGAGGCTCTCCTTCCTGGCCCTGCTACATACCCACGCTCCACGCCCACCAGGCACTTTGCCTTAGAGACACCTGACGCAAGTGCCCCCGAGGTTGGGGATCAAGTCCGGGGGCTCTGCCCAGGGCTCCCGCTTCAGCACAGCTGAGCCGAGGCTTCGATCAGAAGCAGGGTTGTACttggctggggtggggtgggactgagctgccccagctccagcctctgcaCATCTCAGGCCCAAACCTCCCTGTGACTCTCTGACTTGGAAGTGCCCATGTCTCAGATGTGTGGGTTCCTGGGAAGTGGCCCCAaggccctgggccaggcctggaggGGAACCCGGGTCAGGGAGCCTGGGCAGCTGGAGGGGAGCAACCTGAGGGGTCTTCTTGGCTGGCAGCCTGCCCGTCCTGGGTCTTCACTGGAGGGTCAGGGCGTATCCCCACCTGGTCCACTGTCCCTCTGCAGACGGGGGCAAGCGTGTGGTGCACATCCTGAAGTCCCAGGTGGACGGCCACTACATCCTGTACATTGAGGGGGAGATGCACGGGCAGCAGATCCGAATGGCAAAGCTCGTGGGTGAGTCTCGGTGTCTGGTGGCTCCAGCTTggccccctccccctttctcccttTGCCTCCCGCCCCTCCCCTAGGAGAAGCCACCAGGATCAAGGGTACCGGGTCCTTATGGTGGGTTTTCCTGGAGGAAGCCCTCTTCCCACCTCAGAGCTCAGGATTGGGATGGTCCCAGGTCCCTGCATGGAAGGTAGGTAGGAAGTAGGAGGTGCTGAGGCCCAGGGCCACCGATGTCATGATTGTCCCGGGATGAGTCGAGGACTCCCTGGGGCAAACCTGGCAGCGTCATCCATGGGCACCTGCGGGTGTCCAGCAGGGGTCAGGGAGGGTATGTGGAAGGGGAGCCTGAGTAGGAAGTCCAGCTCGGAGCAGACCCTGGTGTCAGGACACAGAGCAGTGGGAGGCTGGCGTGCCTGAGCCTGGGCAGGCAAGGCCTGGAGGCCCCGGGCTGTCCCATCCAGgtgcacagggcacagagcagtgGAGGCTGGCGTGCCTGAGCCTGGGCTGGCAAGACCTGGAGGCCCCGGGCTGTCCCATCCAGgtgcacagggcacagagcagtgGAGGCTGGCGTGCCTGAGCCTGGGCTGGCTCGCTCCTCCAGGGCAGGGCTGGTCCTGCTGCTCCCCGTCCTGTCCTGTCCAGGGGAGGCTGGGTGGGCTTCAGGGAGATGGCTCTGGGCCTCCCTGGTCGGCTGTGCTGGGGGCCCTGTGGCTGCTCACGCCCCCTGGTCCTCCTCTCCTAGCTGggctctgccccagccccaggcctccaGGTCCAGCCTCCATGGAAAGGTCTCCCTCCCCAGCACTGTGCTGGCCAGTCTTCCAGGCTGGGTGGAGATGCCAGCCACTCCCAGTTCTGCCCCCCACACTCCTGTCTCCCCTCGGCCTCACTACAGGCAGAGACCCCGAAGCCAACCCAGAGGCCCTGCAGGACTTTGAGAAGGTCGCAGCAGCCAGAGGCCTCAACACGCAGAGCATCTTCATCCCCAAGCAAAGGGGTAGGAAGCAGGCGGCTGCTGAGCTCTCCCGGCCCCCCAGGGAGAGCCAGCGAGGTCGCTTTACAGGAGCAAGCTGCCTGGAGTCCTGGCTTCGTCCTCTGTGGGGTGTGGGAAGTGCTGACCGAGGGCCTGCCCGGGGTCCTGAGGGATTCCCAGGCTCTTCTGACtggcctttctctttcttccacagAAGCCTGCTCTGCGGGGAGCGACTAGGGTAAGTGATCAGTTTCAGGGGTCGACGGGTGGCACGTCCAGGGACACCCAACCCTGCTCCTAGGTGGCAGAGAGCCCCTGG
The Sciurus carolinensis chromosome 14, mSciCar1.2, whole genome shotgun sequence DNA segment above includes these coding regions:
- the LOC124964546 gene encoding von Ebner gland protein 1-like, whose protein sequence is MKTLLLTLGLGLMAALRAQTLPVWDEETQDASGTWYMKATAANKEIPWKEPESVSVTPMTIKTLAGGHLEVNFTVQMGGQCREISTVLEKTDEPGKYTAHGGKRVVHILKSQVDGHYILYIEGEMHGQQIRMAKLVGRDPEANPEALQDFEKVAAARGLNTQSIFIPKQREACSAGSD